The sequence below is a genomic window from Bactrocera neohumeralis isolate Rockhampton chromosome 4, APGP_CSIRO_Bneo_wtdbg2-racon-allhic-juicebox.fasta_v2, whole genome shotgun sequence.
CACTTCATTTGTATGGATAAGCTGACCTGGCATATATGCCTTACGCCCTATTGGTACCATAACATCTACAGTGAGATTTTTACTAAATCTATCTAGGTTTTCAACTGCTGTACCATTTTCGTCTTTGTAATTCTTCCAGCGTGTTGTTTCTTCCTCATTCTTAGCAAGTGCCTAAACATATTCCGAATAACGTTAAATATTacacacataaaaaattttaaaattttacctcCCACAATGCTTCTTGGCgtttttccattatttgttttgtagAATTAGTATGGAATTAGTATTGTTGGTTCTAAGAGATGTACCCAGCTACACGTTGCAAGCATTTGGCTTTTTGAATTGTATATAAcaccaaacaacaaacaatcaGCTGTAAAGAAAACACCTACAGCAGAGAACgtcataatataatatacgttctctgcctACAGCTATGCTCAGCTGATTGCTTAACCATATCGGTTTTTTGACGTATGGTAATGGGGATATTTTGAATCCATATTTATGATTATTAAAATCTCTATTTCATAATTAATCGAATGTTTGCTGAATAGCATTATATCCAatcataaaatttacaaatttttgttcaaaaattcattttattggtagaattcttaaaattttgcatacgcaTAAGAGTACAACCAAAgtttataacaatttaaaaataaaataattaaaacttttcatttcttGTGCTTCTCTAGTTCTGCCAATAGCTCGTCTGCCTCTTCTGCAGTTTTAACGCGTAACAGCATCGATGTTGCCTTTTCTACATCCGGCGTAGGAAGACACACCATCATCACGTTGTTTTTACCCATCCGTTGAGTAGGGATGCCGGCGCTTAAAATTAAGTTTACAAGAATGTTTCCGAGGTTTGTATCAGCGCGTACAAGTAGTTGTGTCTTTTCAGAGTCTTTTACTGGTTTCAAGTATAATGTGCCCACACCACGATCGGTAAACGCTCCATCTTTTTTAACGAAAACTTTACATTTCTTGGAGTACACCGCATCTTCTTCCACAACCTATTTCggatttataaaattataaatatatgttatttatacattattataGTTTAAACCTGTTTAAATTCAACTTTTGGTGGTTGATCTTCTTCATCATCAGCCCCATTAGCATCAGTAGAGGTTGAAGGTGTTGGATCAGTAGGTGGTTTTATATTACCGAAACTGAATGGGGTTGAACTAGGAGTAAAACTAAATGGGGACGATTTCTTTTCGCTCGAATCACCATTGGTGGCCGGTTTGCCGAATGTAAATGGCGTTGAAGTTGATGTTTTGTTATCTGTTTTAAGACCAAAACTAAATCCCTTAGACGGAGACGAAGTTTGACCGTCTGTTACATTAGTTTTGTTTTCCGTAGGTTTTATTCCAAAGCTAAATGTGCTCGGTTTGGTTGTTTCTGCAGGCTTAGATACGCTCGAAGAACTTGTTGGAGCAGCTGCGGATGAGGCCGGTGTTGAActaaaagaaaacaaagcaCCCGTGCTACTGGTCGAAACTGTGCTTGTAGCAGGTTTAGAAAAtgcggaaaatttaaaattcccaAGTGTTGGTGCATCTGTAGGTGCATCTGATGAAGTCTTTTTAACACTTGCGCTGTCGTTACTTGTTTTCAATTGCTCCGTCTTTTGTTCTTCATCTTCTATTTCTTTGATATATTTATCATAGTCTTTGAAAATCGGTGTAAGAATACAAAGTGGATTTTTCTCTACGTGGGTTTTTATCCATTCGGTTACAGCCTCGTTTAagcatttgattttgctttGATAGCTA
It includes:
- the LOC126756302 gene encoding nuclear pore complex protein Nup50, which encodes MAGKRQATSNLNHENWDQEDEPEERGTFRKASEDELKNRVIKKARRKVVTGNSGVDATDDGAPKSVFSGFAGFGKSSNAAPSASPFSFLSKVSTSPADVSNAATTKPSFSFGTTIKAAPIIEKEDKNSAGNGNVVKENAKESKGKSTSYQSKIKCLNEAVTEWIKTHVEKNPLCILTPIFKDYDKYIKEIEDEEQKTEQLKTSNDSASVKKTSSDAPTDAPTLGNFKFSAFSKPATSTVSTSSTGALFSFSSTPASSAAAPTSSSSVSKPAETTKPSTFSFGIKPTENKTNVTDGQTSSPSKGFSFGLKTDNKTSTSTPFTFGKPATNGDSSEKKSSPFSFTPSSTPFSFGNIKPPTDPTPSTSTDANGADDEEDQPPKVEFKQVVEEDAVYSKKCKVFVKKDGAFTDRGVGTLYLKPVKDSEKTQLLVRADTNLGNILVNLILSAGIPTQRMGKNNVMMVCLPTPDVEKATSMLLRVKTAEEADELLAELEKHKK